A portion of the Ricinus communis isolate WT05 ecotype wild-type chromosome 10, ASM1957865v1, whole genome shotgun sequence genome contains these proteins:
- the LOC8284245 gene encoding xylulose 5-phosphate/phosphate translocator, chloroplastic produces the protein MLTLNLAQSSPVTFTKSNNHKYPINASSFKNLDIFNRTQKPTTLFNKPISQIGALATKVSNFGRINGYPVGLSSRFTAQIHDSSRFHEHPSGFCSKSRSLVTRAAAAAESDSTPEEEGGAVTKPQNKTLKLALVFGFWYFQNIVFNIYNKKALNVFPFPWFLASFQLFVGSIWMLILWSLKLQQCPKISKPFIIALLGPALFHTIGHISACVSFSKVAVSFTHVIKSSEPVFSVVFSSILGDTYPLKVWLSILPIVLGCSLAAVTEVSFNFQGLWGALISNVGFVFRNIYSKKSLQSFKEVNGLNLYGWISIISLIYLLPVAVFVEGSQWIQGYHKAIEAVGRSSTFYIWVLLSGIFYHLYNQSSYQALDDISPLTFSVGNTMKRVVVIVSTVLVFRNPVRPLNAVGSAIAILGTFLYSQVTAKKASKTEGEKQS, from the coding sequence ATGCTTACCTTGAATCTAGCCCAGTCCTCTCCAGTCACTTTCACTAAATCCAACAATCACAAGTACCCCATAAATGCTTCTTCTTTCAAAAATCTTGATATTTTCAACAGAACTCAAAAACCAACTACTCTCTTTAACAAACCCATCTCTCAAATTGGTGCATTAGCAACTAAAGTCTCTAACTTTGGCCGGATTAATGGCTATCCGGTTGGCCTTTCTTCAAGATTCACTGCTCAGATTCATGATTCAAGCAGATTCCATGAGCACCCATCTGGGTTTTGCTCAAAGTCCAGATCTTTGGTCACaagagcagcagcagcagctgaATCTGACTCCACTCCAGAAGAAGAAGGCGGTGCTGTTACAAAGCCTCAGAATAAAACGCTCAAGCTTGCACTTGTTTTTGGTTTCTGGTATTTCCAAAACATAgtgtttaatatttacaataagAAAGCATTGAACGTTTTTCCATTTCCATGGTTTCTTGCTTCTTTTCAGCTCTTTGTTGGATCCATTTGGATGTTAATCCTATGGTCATTGAAGCTGCAACAATGTCCTAAGATTTCAAAACCGTTTATTATCGCTCTCCTTGGACCTGCATTATTTCACACTATAGGCCACATATCAGCTTGTGTTTCATTCTCTAAAGTTGCCGTCTCTTTCACTCATGTTATTAAATCGTCAGAGCCTGTCTTCTCTGTTGTATTCTCTTCAATTCTCGGTGATACTTACCCTTTAAAGGTCTGGCTCTCTATTCTTCCTATTGTTCTTGGTTGTTCCCTTGCTGCTGTCACTGAAGTGTCTTTTAATTTCCAAGGCTTATGGGGTGCTTTGATAAGCAATGTTGGTTTTGTGTTTAGAAACATCTACTCAAAAAAGAGTTTGCAGAGTTTCAAGGAAGTAAATGGGCTTAACTTGTATGGCTGGATTAGTATAATCTCATTAATCTATCTGCTCCCTGTTGCGGTTTTTGTTGAAGGGTCCCAATGGATTCAGGGATACCATAAGGCAATTGAAGCTGTTGGTCGATCATCAACATTTTATATATGGGTGTTGCTATCTGGTATTTTTTATCATCTTTATAACCAATCATCTTACCAGGCACTTGATGACATTAGCCCCTTAACCTTTTCGGTTGGTAACACAATGAAGAGAGTGGTGGTGATTGTGTCTACTGTCTTGgtgtttaggaatccggttaGGCCTTTGAATGCAGTTGGATCAGCCATTGCGATATTGGGGACTTTCCTCTACTCTCAAGTAACTGCTAAGAAAGCCAGCAAAACTGAAGGAGAAAAGCAGAGTTAG